A single window of Drosophila suzukii chromosome 3, CBGP_Dsuzu_IsoJpt1.0, whole genome shotgun sequence DNA harbors:
- the LOC108010814 gene encoding uncharacterized protein: MENSTSDSFRELDFVFAQATGYVPWPGILQRKLLSTGVVQFMFTNGRKSVPYEKIWPYDDRSKEQFITSQNMKHEAFRKAICIAEKLRSGDVDVISEDADWELVSPLEVSPGMCPALEQSRAEWELNYVREVRLERDSLAVEVKFIQELNALRSSLTVRKQDYPTALWALQELHGLALSELLLVRNFGAVEAINSLCSFASTQPPDRREAEQVKNLARQLMDRFASHFKQPFSTPDFWSEYCLRSRIYRSHTVDIKPN; this comes from the exons ATGGAAAACTCAACTTCTG ATTCCTTTCGGGAGCTGGACTTTGTGTTCGCCCAGGCTACAGGCTATGTGCCATGGCCAGGAATCCTACAAAGGAAACTCCTTTCCACTGGAGTAGTGCAGTTTATGTTCACAAATGGGAGAAAGAGTGTCCCTTATGAAAAAATCTGGCCTTACGACGATCGCAGCAAGGAGCAGTTTATCACAAGCCAGAATATGAAGCACGAGGCATTCCGCAAAGCGATTTGTATCGCCGAGAAACTTCGTTCTGGCGACGTGGATGTTATTTCAGAGGACGCAGACTGGGAGCTGGTATCACCTCTAGAGGTGTCACCTGGAATGTGTCCTGCACTTGAGCAGAGTCGGGCAGAATGGGAGCTCAACTATGTGCGAGAGGTGCGTTTGGAGCGCGATTCCTTGGCCGTCGAGGTGAAATTTATCCAAGAGCTCAACGCACTGCGCAGCAGCTTGACGGTCAGAAAACAGGATTACCCAACCGCCCTGTGGGCCTTGCAGGAGCTTCACGGTCTGGCCCTTAGCGAACTTCTCCTGGTTCGCAATTTCGGGGCCGTGGAAGCAATAAACAGTTTGTGCAGCTTTGCTTCTACACAGCCGCCAGACAGACGAGAAGCGGAACAGGTGAAAAACCTCGCCCGCCAATTAATGGACCGCTTTGCGTCGCATTTTAAGCAGCCATTTAGCACTCCCGATTTCTGGTCCGAGTACTGCTTGCGATCCAGAATCTATCGAAGCCACACCGTGGACATTAAGCCCAATTGA
- the LOC108010812 gene encoding uncharacterized protein isoform X3, which yields MADVEEVPEKVPRLGLRHLQAGLLFYGLAANTVLQLNVSVAVVAMTNGTSSNDSDPPVALQLVGGKEIVHPVELLLGLRSGPIPRGLSVQALRLQGGPVLGHSGIIPAQCPYNLRGLCSRLEGVLRDSAAAGTLPGDMALHPPASG from the exons atggCTGACGTGGAGGAAGTTCCCGAAAAAG taCCACGCCTGGGGCTGCGACACCTGCAGGCCGGTCTCCTCTTCTATGGACTGGCGGCCAACACAGTCCTCCAACTTAACGTAAGCGTGGCCGTGGTGGCGATGACCAATGGGACCTCATCGAACGATAGCGACCCGCCCGTGG CACTACAATTGGTCGGAGGAAAAGAAATCGTACATCCTGTCGAGCTACTACTGGGGCTGCGCTCTGGCCCAATTCCCCGCGGGCTATCTGTGCAAGCGCTTCGGCTCCAAGGCGGTCCTGTTCTGGGGCACTCTGGGATCATCCCTGCTCAGTGCCCTTACAACCTACGGGGTTTATGCAGCCGGCTGGAAGGCGTACTGCGCGATTCGGCTGCTGCAGGGACTTTGCCAGGTGACATGGCCCTGCATCCACCAGCATCTGGCTAA
- the LOC139353104 gene encoding uncharacterized protein, which yields MENLTINKQKDCTRREPDTLIKSEVVTNDESKSKITALTTPVHVTSTPAKASEQRSRLSPTRHNDKPKPPTSVGVANQPLQPEGSAKAGLMVSTRAKEFKRVPPNQAGPLERKKATRILKRLATNPIREDQTSKLDYQKIQEDIAWAKAVIPDFDIAMTTSNKRERSMESAQPASKKAKVTNRGTWSRSFAEVVKDRKIIGVIDQSDEGGRIPRNHWGLVRRALATVALKVLDENPGPPPDCTDAGWYQGNVKLIACEDERSAALYKAAIDKVGEVYPGAKLAVCEAADIPSRPRARVWLPSEPSEPEAILSLLTRFNPKLPTDGWKVVKVEKTERVTMSVVILLNQACLEPLAAQQHRVNYGFDKVQLRIYDTDKTAADNLAACASYEPPSDDEPDHEEATLTGYVSTDSELTESLKQLCTQDTTRPGRSVLQDIAEEAEGTQPDPSPKDGAVSAN from the coding sequence atggagaacttaacaattaacaaacaaaaagactgcacaagacgagagcccgacactcttataaagtcggaagtcgtaaccaacgacgaaagtaagagcaagatcacggctctgactaccccagtccacgtgacgtcgacccctgccaaggccagcgaacaacgcagccggctaagcccaactcgccataatgacaagcccaagcctcccaccagcgtaggtgtggctaaccagccactccaacctgaggggagcgccaaagccggtctcatggtgagtaccagggcaaaggagtttaagagggtaccacctaaccaggcaggacctcttgaaagaAAGAAGGCTActaggatcctcaaacggctggccaccaatccgatacgtgaggatcagacttcgaaattggattaccagaaaatccaagaggacatagcctgggcgaAGGCAGTTATCCCAGatttcgacatcgctatgactaccagcaacaagcgagagaggtcgatggagtcagctcaaccagcgagcaagaaggccaaagtaaccaaccgcggcacatggtcgagatcctttgcggaggtggtaaaggatcggaagatcattggagtcatcgaccagagcgatgaaggcggaaggatcccaagaaaccattggggtctggttagacgggcccttgcgacagtggccttgaaagtgctggacgagaACCCAGgaccgccacccgattgcacagatgcagggtggtaccagggcaacgtaaagttgatcgcctgcgaagacgagagatcggcagcactctatAAGGCTGCAATTGACaaagtcggcgaggtctaccccggggccaagctggcagtttgtgaggctgcggacatcccgtctcgaccgagagcgagggtgtggctgccgtcggaaccatcggaaccagaggctatactcagcctgctgaccaggttcaacccaaaactgccaacagacggttggaaggtggtcaaggtggagaaaaccgagcgagtcaccatgagcgtggttatcctcctaaaccaggcctgcttggaacccctcgcagcccagCAGCACAGAGTAAACTACGGGTTCGACAAGGTGCAGCTTCGTATTTACGACACCGATAAAacagcggcagacaacctggctgcctgtgcgtcgtacgaacccccgagcgacgacgaaccagatcacgaggaggccaccctcaccggctacgtgtcaaccgactcggagctgacggagagcctgaaacagctgtgcacccaggacacaacccgaccagggcgctctgtcctccaggacatagcggaggaagcggagggtacccagcccgaccccagtcccaaagatggtgcagtttctgcaaattaa
- the LOC108010812 gene encoding putative inorganic phosphate cotransporter isoform X2, protein MGPHRTIATRPWHYNWSEEKKSYILSSYYWGCALAQFPAGYLCKRFGSKAVLFWGTLGSSLLSALTTYGVYAAGWKAYCAIRLLQGLCQVTWPCIHQHLANWCPTAERTRLGAFAYTGFDCGNVLAMYGAGTIASSSLGWPGISYSAAGLGLVWCVLWLLLGANKASEARFIGEAEKSYIVGDLQRSERKEPKKMEIPWKGIFTSVPVLALLCARCADSWGLTTMQTELPTYLSGVLKLDMKSNAIYSALPFLLMWVMCYVYLIIADVLLRKKWMSLTALRKTYTSIALWAPATIMLTLVFVGEGQKSLVLVLVTLSVGVSSAATIGSELNTIDLSPNHAGILAGLMSSFTNLMALLTPLVVGVLVTDTSQRSQWQVVFGLAAGVLFAGNVIFLVWGTAVTQPWNESKESRLELEPEEKLFQHTKLEIAADGSDGNGIGLRLNCASP, encoded by the exons ATGGGACCTCATCGAACGATAGCGACCCGCCCGTGG CACTACAATTGGTCGGAGGAAAAGAAATCGTACATCCTGTCGAGCTACTACTGGGGCTGCGCTCTGGCCCAATTCCCCGCGGGCTATCTGTGCAAGCGCTTCGGCTCCAAGGCGGTCCTGTTCTGGGGCACTCTGGGATCATCCCTGCTCAGTGCCCTTACAACCTACGGGGTTTATGCAGCCGGCTGGAAGGCGTACTGCGCGATTCGGCTGCTGCAGGGACTTTGCCAGGTGACATGGCCCTGCATCCACCAGCATCTGGCTAACTGGTGTCCCACGGCGGAGCGAACGCGTCTGGGAGCGTTTGCCTACACGGGATTCGATTGCGGCAACGTGCTGGCCATGTACGGCGCAGGGACGATAGCCAGTTCCTCGCTGGGATGGCCGGGCATTAGCTACTCGGCAGCCGGGTTGGGTCTGGTTTGGTGTGTCCTCTGGCTGCTTCTTGGAGCCAATAAGGCAAGCGAGGCCAGGTTCATTGGCGAGGCGGAGAAATCCTATATTGTGGGCGATCTCCAGCGGTCGGAGAGGAAGGAGCCCAAGAAAATGGAGATCCCCTGGAAGGGCATTTTCACCTCAGTCCCAGTCCTCGCCCTGCTCTGCGCTCGTTGTGCCGACAGCTGGGGCTTGACCACCATGCAAACCGAGTTGCCTACCTACTTGAGCGGCGTCTTGAAGCTGGATATGAAAAGCAATGCGATCTACTCGGCCCTTCCCTTTCTACTCATGTGGGTGATGTGCTATGTTTACCTGATTATTGCAGATGTGCTGCTGCGAAAGAAGTGGATGAGCTTGACAGCGTTGAGAAAGACCTACACGAGCATTGCTCTCTGGGCACCGGCCACCATAATGCTGACGCTCGTTTTTGTGGGGGAAGGGCAGAAGTCCTTGGTCCTTGTGTTGGTAACTCTCAGTGTGGGCGTGAGCAGTGCAGCCACGATTGGCAGCGAGCTGAATACAATTGATTTATCACCAAACCACGCCGGGATCCTGGCCGGTCTCATGAGCAGCTTCACCAATCTGATGGCTCTGCTGACGCCCCTCGTGGTGGGCGTTTTGGTAACGGACACCAGTCAGCGGAGCCAGTGGCAGGTGGTGTTTGGCCTGGCTGCCGGAGTTCTGTTTGCCGGAAATGTGATTTTCCTAGTTTGGGGCACTGCCGTAACACAGCCGTGGAACGAGTCCAAGGAATCGAGGCTAGAACTAGAGCCGGAGGAGAAGCTTTTTCAGCACACCAAACTCGAGATAGCAGCTGATGGTTCTGATGGTAACGGAATAGGCTTAAGACTGAACTGTGCAAGCCCTTga
- the LOC108010812 gene encoding putative inorganic phosphate cotransporter isoform X1: MADVEEVPEKVPRLGLRHLQAGLLFYGLAANTVLQLNVSVAVVAMTNGTSSNDSDPPHYNWSEEKKSYILSSYYWGCALAQFPAGYLCKRFGSKAVLFWGTLGSSLLSALTTYGVYAAGWKAYCAIRLLQGLCQVTWPCIHQHLANWCPTAERTRLGAFAYTGFDCGNVLAMYGAGTIASSSLGWPGISYSAAGLGLVWCVLWLLLGANKASEARFIGEAEKSYIVGDLQRSERKEPKKMEIPWKGIFTSVPVLALLCARCADSWGLTTMQTELPTYLSGVLKLDMKSNAIYSALPFLLMWVMCYVYLIIADVLLRKKWMSLTALRKTYTSIALWAPATIMLTLVFVGEGQKSLVLVLVTLSVGVSSAATIGSELNTIDLSPNHAGILAGLMSSFTNLMALLTPLVVGVLVTDTSQRSQWQVVFGLAAGVLFAGNVIFLVWGTAVTQPWNESKESRLELEPEEKLFQHTKLEIAADGSDGNGIGLRLNCASP; the protein is encoded by the exons atggCTGACGTGGAGGAAGTTCCCGAAAAAG taCCACGCCTGGGGCTGCGACACCTGCAGGCCGGTCTCCTCTTCTATGGACTGGCGGCCAACACAGTCCTCCAACTTAACGTAAGCGTGGCCGTGGTGGCGATGACCAATGGGACCTCATCGAACGATAGCGACCCGCCC CACTACAATTGGTCGGAGGAAAAGAAATCGTACATCCTGTCGAGCTACTACTGGGGCTGCGCTCTGGCCCAATTCCCCGCGGGCTATCTGTGCAAGCGCTTCGGCTCCAAGGCGGTCCTGTTCTGGGGCACTCTGGGATCATCCCTGCTCAGTGCCCTTACAACCTACGGGGTTTATGCAGCCGGCTGGAAGGCGTACTGCGCGATTCGGCTGCTGCAGGGACTTTGCCAGGTGACATGGCCCTGCATCCACCAGCATCTGGCTAACTGGTGTCCCACGGCGGAGCGAACGCGTCTGGGAGCGTTTGCCTACACGGGATTCGATTGCGGCAACGTGCTGGCCATGTACGGCGCAGGGACGATAGCCAGTTCCTCGCTGGGATGGCCGGGCATTAGCTACTCGGCAGCCGGGTTGGGTCTGGTTTGGTGTGTCCTCTGGCTGCTTCTTGGAGCCAATAAGGCAAGCGAGGCCAGGTTCATTGGCGAGGCGGAGAAATCCTATATTGTGGGCGATCTCCAGCGGTCGGAGAGGAAGGAGCCCAAGAAAATGGAGATCCCCTGGAAGGGCATTTTCACCTCAGTCCCAGTCCTCGCCCTGCTCTGCGCTCGTTGTGCCGACAGCTGGGGCTTGACCACCATGCAAACCGAGTTGCCTACCTACTTGAGCGGCGTCTTGAAGCTGGATATGAAAAGCAATGCGATCTACTCGGCCCTTCCCTTTCTACTCATGTGGGTGATGTGCTATGTTTACCTGATTATTGCAGATGTGCTGCTGCGAAAGAAGTGGATGAGCTTGACAGCGTTGAGAAAGACCTACACGAGCATTGCTCTCTGGGCACCGGCCACCATAATGCTGACGCTCGTTTTTGTGGGGGAAGGGCAGAAGTCCTTGGTCCTTGTGTTGGTAACTCTCAGTGTGGGCGTGAGCAGTGCAGCCACGATTGGCAGCGAGCTGAATACAATTGATTTATCACCAAACCACGCCGGGATCCTGGCCGGTCTCATGAGCAGCTTCACCAATCTGATGGCTCTGCTGACGCCCCTCGTGGTGGGCGTTTTGGTAACGGACACCAGTCAGCGGAGCCAGTGGCAGGTGGTGTTTGGCCTGGCTGCCGGAGTTCTGTTTGCCGGAAATGTGATTTTCCTAGTTTGGGGCACTGCCGTAACACAGCCGTGGAACGAGTCCAAGGAATCGAGGCTAGAACTAGAGCCGGAGGAGAAGCTTTTTCAGCACACCAAACTCGAGATAGCAGCTGATGGTTCTGATGGTAACGGAATAGGCTTAAGACTGAACTGTGCAAGCCCTTga